Proteins encoded in a region of the Natronorubrum halophilum genome:
- a CDS encoding TrmB family transcriptional regulator, producing MSSLRDLGLSEYEARAYRALLSTGPTTAKELSRASDVPMGRIYDVLNSIEQYNLVRSQTASRPKKYVAVEPATALDRLLDDKKRELEEKADQYESIVDDLADELDAAEPVEDQFWTAAVGPEETIDLLLERLAAADDHIVMVSANAAPQWDLQAVSEEVNAELEEALDRGVSIDLLMTREMVGSLSEDVGRRYRTTLQQRDDFDVRTNDDVSGSFNIIDGVEICIQVPNPLSSGDAFGMIDLKDPEFAANVHAEFVPRWEEAEPLEF from the coding sequence ATGTCCAGCCTCAGGGATCTCGGGCTCTCGGAATACGAGGCTCGAGCGTATCGAGCGCTACTCAGTACCGGGCCCACAACGGCCAAGGAGTTGTCACGCGCGAGCGACGTGCCGATGGGACGGATCTACGACGTGTTAAACAGCATCGAACAGTACAACCTCGTTCGGAGTCAGACCGCGAGTCGCCCGAAGAAGTACGTCGCCGTCGAGCCCGCGACGGCCCTCGACCGGCTGCTCGACGACAAGAAACGCGAACTCGAGGAGAAAGCTGACCAGTACGAGTCGATCGTCGACGACCTGGCCGACGAACTCGACGCCGCCGAGCCGGTCGAAGATCAGTTCTGGACCGCCGCCGTCGGTCCCGAGGAGACGATCGACCTCCTGCTCGAGCGGCTCGCAGCCGCCGACGACCACATCGTGATGGTGTCCGCAAACGCTGCTCCCCAGTGGGATCTGCAGGCCGTCAGCGAGGAGGTCAACGCGGAACTCGAGGAGGCGCTCGACCGGGGCGTCTCGATCGACCTCCTGATGACTCGCGAGATGGTCGGGTCCCTCTCGGAGGACGTGGGCCGACGCTACCGAACCACCCTCCAGCAGCGCGACGACTTCGACGTCCGGACGAACGACGACGTTTCGGGATCGTTCAACATTATCGACGGCGTCGAAATCTGTATCCAGGTGCCCAACCCGCTCTCCTCGGGCGACGCGTTCGGGATGATCGACCTCAAGGACCCGGAGTTCGCCGCGAACGTCCACGCCGAGTTCGTCCCCCGGTGGGAGGAAGCGGAGCCGCTCGAGTTCTGA
- a CDS encoding amphi-Trp domain-containing protein, with amino-acid sequence MAQRTTADETLPRTALASYLEALAGEFEADEEEVHVDVGNKTITLTPPEDVDLSIDVVERSSRLRGSRETIEIELSWKP; translated from the coding sequence ATGGCCCAACGGACAACAGCCGACGAGACGCTTCCGCGAACGGCCCTCGCATCGTATCTCGAGGCGCTCGCCGGGGAGTTCGAGGCGGACGAAGAGGAGGTCCACGTCGACGTCGGCAACAAGACGATCACGCTCACACCGCCCGAGGACGTCGATTTATCCATCGACGTCGTCGAACGGTCCTCGCGGCTCCGAGGGAGTCGGGAGACGATCGAGATCGAACTGAGTTGGAAACCCTGA
- a CDS encoding DNA-directed RNA polymerase subunit epsilon, translating into MRDDGIEPGPDGEQPAAVGDSPPLEHDERRLETRPGSGALSRADVQRDSTIRQWGVVTPSATVIGRAESPEADLSENIRRLHDEQHGATPGYSERAHHLDRLRTTQALCNALDLTPWQRDLALGVMDKIDLTEFGSQRAIPKVALVVIRHVVDVDRQAYFGLDDIDMQALSADRMEELFGQYRAHDITDEETFKRLTAEYGLDTTSLNRLRRVLTEQLEDELPAYGRNPYRDPNLPDLPGTSDAGNGGASATAGGDANGS; encoded by the coding sequence ATGAGAGACGACGGTATCGAACCCGGCCCGGACGGCGAGCAGCCTGCGGCCGTCGGCGACAGTCCGCCCCTCGAGCACGACGAGCGCCGCCTCGAGACGCGTCCCGGATCCGGGGCGCTCTCTCGAGCGGACGTCCAGCGGGATTCGACGATCCGCCAGTGGGGCGTCGTCACGCCGAGTGCGACCGTTATCGGTCGCGCGGAGTCGCCCGAGGCGGACCTCTCCGAGAACATCCGGCGTCTCCACGACGAACAACACGGGGCGACGCCGGGCTACAGCGAGCGCGCCCACCACCTCGACCGGCTCCGGACGACGCAGGCGCTGTGCAACGCGCTCGACCTGACGCCGTGGCAACGCGACCTCGCGCTCGGCGTCATGGACAAAATCGACCTCACGGAGTTCGGTAGCCAGCGCGCGATTCCGAAAGTCGCCCTGGTAGTTATCCGGCACGTGGTCGACGTCGACCGACAGGCGTACTTCGGGCTCGACGACATCGACATGCAGGCGCTGTCGGCCGACCGGATGGAAGAGCTGTTCGGCCAGTACCGAGCCCACGATATCACGGACGAGGAGACGTTCAAACGGCTCACCGCCGAGTACGGGCTGGACACGACGAGCCTGAATCGACTCCGAAGGGTGCTCACGGAGCAACTCGAGGACGAACTTCCCGCCTACGGTCGAAACCCCTACCGAGACCCGAATCTGCCCGATCTACCCGGGACGAGCGATGCCGGCAACGGAGGAGCCAGCGCGACAGCCGGCGGGGACGCGAACGGAAGCTGA
- a CDS encoding formate/nitrite transporter family protein: MSQTETTTLTLPVRERDHIRGSDDASVTLVQYSDFECPYCGDIYPIVRRLLNRVGTRLRLVFRHFPLTQQHSHAQQAAQAAEAAGAQGRFWEMHDLLYENQDALTRDDLVRYAERLDLDIDSFVTELETDAHEQRIQEDLLSGVQSGVNGTPTFFIDGTRYDGPLDLDSMLAEIADAGNFIDLEQSLKYENHEFRETIDRSRRGAPAAGEAVRDRFSADEIFQRVTATAGEEVGRSKRLLFFSGLAAGLSVGATFLARAALTAAYPDDPSGVGNLLYPIGFIIIVLGNYQLFTENTLTPVTLVLTRLASLPQLLRLWTIVLTANVIGAGVVAFILARTGVLDPAIAETASEFGEHAMSTSWSALFYKGVFAGGLVATMVWVVHAARDTISRFLIVYIIMILIPIAHLFHCIVGACEVLFLVFNGQAELLVVFSDFFVPVVLGNTVGGLVFVALVNYSMTETRRFPEQNQRRRELTWPEWLFGARLWTWVRTKKEESRGTEDKNRPVDR, encoded by the coding sequence ATGAGTCAAACTGAGACGACTACGCTAACGTTACCGGTACGCGAGCGCGATCATATCCGCGGATCAGACGATGCCTCGGTAACACTCGTCCAGTACAGCGACTTCGAATGCCCGTATTGCGGAGATATCTACCCGATCGTCCGGCGACTCCTGAACCGAGTCGGGACTCGTCTTCGACTCGTCTTTCGACACTTTCCACTCACACAACAACACTCGCATGCCCAACAGGCAGCGCAAGCGGCCGAGGCCGCCGGCGCTCAGGGCCGGTTCTGGGAGATGCACGACCTCCTCTATGAGAATCAAGACGCACTTACTCGAGACGATCTGGTTCGCTACGCTGAGCGACTCGATCTGGACATCGACTCGTTCGTAACCGAACTGGAAACGGATGCACACGAACAACGAATTCAGGAGGACCTTCTCAGTGGTGTACAGAGCGGCGTGAACGGGACGCCAACGTTCTTTATCGACGGAACGCGTTACGACGGCCCGCTGGATCTCGATTCGATGCTCGCCGAGATCGCTGATGCGGGGAACTTCATCGATCTCGAACAGTCACTCAAGTACGAGAATCACGAGTTTCGAGAAACGATCGATCGATCCCGTCGAGGCGCACCCGCCGCCGGTGAAGCGGTTCGCGATCGGTTTTCTGCGGACGAGATCTTCCAGCGGGTTACGGCAACTGCAGGCGAGGAAGTCGGGCGCAGTAAACGACTGCTCTTTTTCAGCGGACTCGCCGCAGGGCTCAGCGTCGGCGCGACGTTTCTTGCTCGAGCGGCGTTGACCGCAGCGTATCCGGATGATCCGTCTGGAGTCGGAAATCTCCTCTATCCGATCGGATTCATCATTATCGTCCTCGGGAACTATCAACTGTTTACAGAAAACACGCTCACCCCAGTTACGCTCGTTTTAACACGACTCGCGAGCCTTCCACAACTCCTTCGTCTCTGGACGATCGTGCTCACCGCGAACGTCATCGGCGCAGGGGTCGTCGCGTTTATTCTGGCTCGGACGGGCGTTCTCGACCCGGCCATCGCCGAGACCGCATCGGAGTTCGGAGAACACGCGATGAGTACGTCATGGTCTGCACTGTTTTACAAAGGCGTCTTCGCCGGTGGGCTTGTCGCAACGATGGTCTGGGTAGTGCACGCGGCGCGAGATACCATCTCGCGTTTTCTCATCGTGTATATCATCATGATTTTGATTCCCATCGCGCATCTCTTCCACTGCATTGTCGGCGCGTGCGAAGTACTCTTTTTAGTGTTCAATGGGCAGGCAGAATTGCTCGTGGTATTCTCCGACTTCTTCGTGCCAGTCGTCCTCGGGAATACCGTTGGAGGTCTCGTATTTGTCGCTCTCGTCAACTATAGTATGACCGAAACCCGACGCTTTCCTGAACAGAACCAGCGACGTCGTGAACTCACCTGGCCCGAGTGGCTCTTTGGCGCTCGTCTCTGGACGTGGGTTCGAACGAAAAAAGAAGAATCACGGGGAACCGAGGACAAAAATCGACCAGTTGATCGTTGA
- a CDS encoding NAD(+)/NADH kinase — protein sequence MDVAVGIVAQRDNERAQGLAATLAETLERGGVQGRTDEDTSVVVDEATGEAIDATAVPVAEMADRDLVVSIGGDGTLLFVAREVGSTPLLGVNLGEVGFLNAVAPADAVAVVTDLVAEYRETGRFEGRDLVRLEANDVDSAWTLEPALNEIVVHGPRRGHGGGATVEIRVDGECYAESHADGVLVATPTGSTAYNLSEGGPLVHPTTHALVVSQMAATDSMPPLIVEPGTDLTLSVSDTDTAYVISDGRNRQRLEPPATITVSVADDPTRLVGPQGDFISSLEKLE from the coding sequence ATGGACGTCGCCGTCGGAATCGTCGCCCAACGAGACAACGAGCGCGCACAGGGACTCGCCGCGACGCTGGCCGAGACGCTCGAGCGCGGGGGTGTACAGGGTCGAACAGACGAAGATACGTCGGTCGTCGTCGACGAAGCGACCGGCGAGGCGATCGACGCGACCGCCGTTCCCGTCGCCGAAATGGCCGACCGCGACCTCGTCGTGAGTATCGGCGGCGACGGCACGCTGCTGTTCGTCGCCCGCGAGGTCGGTTCGACGCCGCTTCTCGGTGTCAACCTCGGCGAAGTCGGCTTTCTCAACGCCGTCGCACCCGCTGACGCCGTCGCGGTCGTTACCGATCTCGTCGCGGAGTACCGCGAAACCGGTCGGTTCGAGGGTCGCGATCTCGTTCGCCTCGAGGCGAACGACGTCGACTCCGCGTGGACGCTCGAACCGGCGCTCAACGAAATCGTCGTCCATGGTCCGCGGCGGGGCCACGGCGGTGGCGCGACCGTCGAGATTCGGGTCGACGGCGAGTGCTACGCCGAGAGTCACGCCGACGGCGTGCTCGTGGCGACGCCGACGGGGTCGACCGCGTACAATCTGAGCGAAGGGGGCCCGCTCGTCCACCCGACGACGCACGCCCTCGTCGTCAGCCAGATGGCCGCCACTGACTCGATGCCCCCGCTGATCGTCGAACCCGGCACCGATCTCACTCTCTCCGTCTCGGATACCGACACCGCCTACGTGATCAGCGACGGGCGCAACCGGCAGCGACTCGAGCCACCCGCGACGATCACCGTCTCGGTCGCGGACGATCCGACCAGACTCGTCGGCCCGCAAGGGGACTTCATCTCGAGCCTCGAGAAACTCGAATAA
- a CDS encoding MBL fold metallo-hydrolase → MTVRHDELTVTWLGYATVRIESDDGTVVYVDPGRYGTLTGEWDRNVPHPRGRTYDERDGDLVLVTHDHHYDSDGVRRVASGDATVVAYESVDASAIREGGRDVEDLESLPYDVRRVGYGDTATVAGVDLEVVPAYNHPDGRNVGADGNPLHPEGFGCGYRFVVDGTSAFWSGDTDVLDVHHDLEVSLFVPPIGQNFTMNRTEAAELATSIEPELVLPIHYNTFPDLEADSRAFAADVAAGGVPVVLDEE, encoded by the coding sequence GTGACGGTACGACACGACGAACTGACGGTTACGTGGCTCGGCTACGCCACGGTCAGGATCGAATCGGACGACGGGACGGTCGTCTACGTCGACCCCGGTCGGTACGGCACGCTCACCGGCGAGTGGGACCGCAACGTGCCCCATCCGCGCGGCCGGACGTACGACGAACGGGACGGCGACCTCGTGCTGGTAACCCACGATCACCACTACGACTCCGACGGCGTCCGCCGGGTCGCGAGCGGCGACGCGACGGTCGTCGCCTACGAGTCCGTCGACGCGAGCGCGATCCGCGAGGGCGGCCGCGACGTCGAGGACCTCGAGTCGCTGCCCTACGACGTCCGACGCGTCGGTTACGGCGACACGGCGACCGTCGCGGGCGTCGATCTCGAGGTCGTCCCCGCGTACAACCACCCCGACGGACGCAACGTCGGCGCTGACGGCAATCCCCTTCATCCGGAGGGGTTCGGCTGCGGCTATCGATTCGTCGTCGACGGGACGAGCGCGTTCTGGTCCGGCGACACCGACGTGCTCGACGTCCACCACGACCTCGAGGTCTCGCTGTTCGTGCCGCCGATCGGACAGAACTTCACGATGAACCGGACCGAGGCCGCGGAGCTGGCGACGTCTATCGAGCCCGAGCTCGTGCTCCCGATCCACTACAACACCTTCCCCGACCTGGAGGCCGACTCCCGAGCGTTCGCCGCCGACGTCGCGGCCGGCGGCGTTCCCGTCGTCCTCGACGAGGAGTAG
- a CDS encoding FxsA family protein: MLRWIFALLLIPFLDAVILAVVVSQTSYLGWVGMVLLVVLTGLVGMLLVRAEGRRTIRKMQRSMAQGKPPTDELLDGGLLIAAGAFLLTPGLVTDAIGFLLVIPLTRIPIRAALKRFVIIPYADKKTGGFASGQVWTFGFPDGGVARDGGSEPTDGGTYDLGADDYTVDADRSEDSYSIDFGNERTSDRADETDEDDDPYAR, encoded by the coding sequence ATGCTCCGGTGGATCTTCGCGCTGTTGCTCATTCCGTTCCTCGATGCGGTGATCCTGGCCGTCGTCGTCAGCCAGACGTCGTACCTCGGCTGGGTCGGGATGGTGCTGCTCGTCGTCTTGACCGGCCTCGTCGGCATGTTGCTCGTCCGCGCCGAGGGTCGCCGAACCATCCGGAAAATGCAACGGTCCATGGCCCAGGGGAAGCCGCCGACCGACGAACTGCTCGATGGCGGCCTGCTCATCGCCGCCGGAGCCTTCCTCTTGACTCCCGGACTGGTCACGGACGCCATCGGATTCCTCCTGGTGATTCCGCTGACTCGAATCCCGATCCGTGCCGCACTCAAACGCTTCGTGATCATCCCCTACGCGGACAAGAAGACCGGCGGATTCGCCAGCGGCCAGGTTTGGACGTTCGGCTTCCCGGACGGAGGGGTGGCTCGAGACGGCGGGAGCGAGCCAACCGACGGCGGAACGTACGACCTCGGTGCCGACGACTATACTGTCGACGCCGACCGCAGCGAGGACTCGTACTCGATCGATTTCGGCAACGAACGGACGTCGGATCGGGCGGACGAAACGGACGAAGACGACGACCCCTACGCTCGGTAG
- a CDS encoding DUF255 domain-containing protein, with translation MDDPTRVEWREWGRDAFDEATAADVPMLLSLTATWCDHCHEMDRETYAEPRIAANVNDSFVPVRVDVDRHPRVRDRYNMGGFPSTVFLAPDGAVLTGAGYLGPDGMRQVLDSVRTMWETKGSDAARIPRPLREDNPPAGELTPDIESAMLGQLTETYDEMAGGWGQSPKFPLPDALEFALKRDREMALRSFDAVSANLLDEYDGGFYRFGANRDWSGLQYEKLLDSNGALVRAFANAYLHTGKDEYREPADRTVEYLTATLWNDDADAFANSQAPGEDDAHTLDATDRAAATEPPVDEGVFAGPNALAIEGLLTYYAYTDDERARRYAERALATLREDLLTDGVVAHTLEGETALGEGSEPVPLLATQARALSTLTTTASTLETDVLADATAVADATIERLHDGESFLDGPAAGVGLVERPLRPLDANVAFADALLEVAVLTGEEQYRERARETLEAFAGASDRFGVQIARYATATSRLLDGPLVIRVGVEPGADLHRAALRLADHEKIVVPSADGGGDLEAGTARVERGDRVSNSAETPEELSERVQSLLE, from the coding sequence ATGGACGATCCGACACGCGTCGAGTGGCGGGAATGGGGACGGGACGCCTTCGACGAGGCGACGGCGGCCGACGTGCCCATGTTGCTCTCGCTCACTGCGACGTGGTGTGACCACTGCCACGAGATGGACCGGGAGACCTACGCGGAGCCGCGAATCGCGGCGAACGTCAACGATAGTTTCGTTCCCGTTCGCGTCGATGTTGATCGTCACCCGCGCGTTCGTGATCGATACAACATGGGCGGTTTTCCGTCGACGGTCTTTCTCGCCCCCGACGGGGCGGTGTTGACCGGCGCGGGCTATCTCGGCCCGGACGGGATGCGCCAGGTGCTGGACAGCGTCCGGACCATGTGGGAGACGAAAGGAAGCGACGCCGCACGGATCCCGCGGCCGCTCCGGGAGGACAACCCGCCCGCGGGGGAGCTCACGCCCGACATCGAATCCGCGATGCTCGGTCAGTTGACCGAAACCTACGACGAGATGGCGGGCGGGTGGGGACAGAGCCCGAAGTTCCCGCTCCCCGACGCCCTCGAGTTCGCGCTCAAGCGCGACCGGGAGATGGCGCTTCGCTCGTTCGACGCGGTCAGTGCGAACCTTCTGGACGAGTACGACGGCGGGTTCTATCGCTTCGGGGCCAATCGGGACTGGTCCGGGCTGCAGTACGAGAAGTTACTCGACTCCAACGGCGCGCTCGTGCGTGCGTTCGCGAACGCGTATCTCCACACCGGCAAAGACGAGTACCGCGAGCCCGCCGACCGAACCGTCGAGTACCTCACGGCGACGCTGTGGAACGACGATGCGGACGCCTTCGCGAACAGTCAGGCACCTGGAGAGGACGACGCCCACACGCTCGACGCGACCGACCGCGCTGCAGCGACCGAACCGCCGGTCGACGAGGGCGTCTTCGCCGGGCCGAACGCGCTGGCGATCGAGGGACTGCTCACGTACTACGCCTACACCGACGACGAGCGCGCTCGCCGCTACGCCGAACGGGCGCTCGCGACGCTGCGAGAGGACCTGCTCACGGACGGCGTCGTTGCCCACACGCTCGAAGGCGAGACAGCACTCGGCGAGGGCAGCGAACCGGTTCCGCTGCTCGCCACCCAGGCTCGCGCGCTGTCCACGCTGACGACGACAGCGAGCACCCTGGAGACGGACGTTCTCGCGGACGCGACGGCGGTTGCGGACGCGACGATCGAGCGACTCCACGACGGAGAGTCGTTCCTCGACGGGCCAGCGGCGGGAGTGGGACTGGTCGAGCGACCGCTCCGACCGCTGGACGCGAACGTCGCGTTCGCGGACGCGCTGCTCGAGGTGGCGGTCCTGACGGGCGAGGAGCAGTATCGCGAGCGCGCACGGGAAACGCTCGAGGCGTTTGCCGGGGCGAGCGACCGGTTCGGGGTCCAGATCGCCCGCTACGCGACGGCTACCTCGCGCCTGCTCGACGGACCGCTGGTGATTCGCGTCGGAGTCGAACCCGGAGCCGACCTCCATCGGGCCGCCCTGAGACTCGCGGACCACGAAAAGATCGTGGTCCCAAGCGCGGACGGCGGCGGCGATCTCGAGGCGGGGACGGCGCGAGTCGAGCGCGGCGACCGCGTCTCGAACAGCGCCGAAACCCCGGAGGAGTTGAGCGAACGGGTGCAGTCGCTCCTCGAGTAA
- the mptA gene encoding GTP cyclohydrolase MptA, translated as MSHQLPDVQATSPDVTVGLSQVGVTGVDKLVKLAREGKRPIVLTAEFEVFVDLPAWRKGADMSRNMEVIDEILEDATREEAYRVEEVCGEAAERLLEKHDYTSTAKVSMRAEFMRRERTPASDRETQHTVDIIASATATEDGTREEIGAEVTGMTVCPCSQGMSAARAKQTLENLGVEDETITAFLDEVPQAGHSQRGHATLTIESNGDPAVDLNDIIDIARDSMSARIYNLAKRPDEDHMTYAAHADAKFVEDCVRALAEGTVEEFDHLPDDAVITMKQSNDESIHQHNAHADRVVEMQTLREEVNGDA; from the coding sequence ATGAGTCACCAGCTTCCGGACGTGCAAGCCACGTCGCCCGACGTCACCGTCGGACTGAGTCAGGTCGGCGTCACCGGCGTCGACAAACTCGTCAAACTCGCCCGCGAGGGCAAACGCCCGATCGTGCTCACCGCCGAGTTCGAGGTCTTCGTCGACCTCCCCGCCTGGCGCAAGGGCGCGGATATGAGCCGCAACATGGAGGTCATCGACGAAATCCTCGAGGACGCGACCCGCGAGGAAGCCTACCGCGTCGAGGAGGTCTGTGGCGAGGCCGCGGAACGACTCCTCGAGAAACACGACTACACCTCCACCGCGAAGGTGTCGATGCGAGCGGAGTTCATGCGCCGCGAGCGGACGCCCGCGAGCGATCGTGAGACCCAACACACCGTCGACATCATCGCCTCGGCGACCGCGACCGAAGACGGGACCCGCGAGGAAATCGGCGCGGAAGTGACCGGGATGACCGTCTGTCCCTGCTCCCAGGGGATGTCCGCCGCGCGCGCGAAACAGACCCTCGAGAACCTCGGCGTCGAGGACGAGACGATCACGGCGTTTCTGGACGAGGTCCCGCAGGCGGGACACTCTCAGCGGGGCCACGCGACGCTGACGATCGAATCGAACGGCGATCCGGCGGTCGACCTGAACGACATCATCGACATCGCGCGCGACTCGATGAGCGCCCGAATCTACAACCTCGCGAAGCGCCCGGACGAAGATCACATGACCTACGCGGCCCACGCGGACGCGAAGTTCGTCGAGGACTGCGTCCGCGCGCTGGCCGAAGGCACCGTCGAGGAGTTCGATCACCTGCCAGACGACGCGGTGATCACGATGAAACAGTCCAACGACGAATCGATCCACCAACACAACGCCCACGCCGACCGCGTCGTCGAGATGCAGACGCTGCGCGAGGAAGTCAACGGCGACGCCTGA
- a CDS encoding DsbA family oxidoreductase encodes MSDSVDRLQLYADYVCPFCYLGTRSLERYREAREDPLEIDWRPFDLRSGKRNADGSIDHDADDGKDDHYFEQAKQNVRRLQEEYDAEMAQELAIEVDSLPAQQASWYVKREYPDRWAAFDEEIYTALWRDGRDIGDGDVLADIAETAGVPVDEIRSAIDDDGLRAELEGEFAAAQQRGITGVPTFIYEDHVARGAVPPAQLERLLEGATDDARTGAGR; translated from the coding sequence ATGTCCGATTCAGTCGACCGACTGCAGCTCTACGCCGACTACGTTTGCCCGTTCTGTTACCTGGGAACGCGATCGCTCGAGCGCTATCGCGAGGCGCGCGAGGACCCGCTCGAGATCGACTGGCGGCCGTTCGACCTGCGGAGCGGAAAGCGAAACGCGGACGGATCGATCGACCACGACGCGGACGACGGCAAGGATGACCACTACTTCGAGCAGGCGAAACAGAACGTCCGTCGCCTTCAGGAGGAGTACGACGCCGAGATGGCCCAGGAGCTGGCGATCGAGGTCGACTCGCTGCCCGCCCAGCAGGCCTCGTGGTACGTCAAACGGGAGTATCCCGACCGGTGGGCGGCGTTCGACGAGGAGATTTATACGGCGCTCTGGCGGGACGGTCGCGATATCGGCGACGGCGACGTGCTGGCGGATATCGCGGAGACCGCCGGGGTACCGGTCGACGAGATCCGATCCGCGATCGACGACGACGGACTCCGAGCCGAACTCGAGGGCGAGTTCGCCGCGGCTCAACAGCGGGGGATCACCGGCGTTCCGACGTTCATCTACGAGGACCACGTCGCTCGCGGTGCCGTTCCGCCGGCACAACTCGAGCGACTGCTCGAGGGAGCGACCGACGATGCACGAACGGGCGCGGGACGGTAA
- a CDS encoding nucleotidyltransferase domain-containing protein, whose product MTTVPDHVFEAADELLTAIERGHDVSIALAAARGSHAWGAASPESDYDVGFVFVPDDLRRYAHLEEPPATIHETADGDEIELQGWDVRTFARLLADSNDGAIDLLRSPIHYRTAYDPTDLAEYIERTYNPIALYHAWRGIATGNYRKYISHHLVRTDDETFPILEMLEDAYVVETDDGTATIPADDERFAETQTKPTVKRNLTICRAAMSARYLKATGERGTHELPALEFERFLSEQAPAVFEPDRIELARDMLERKRRDEGATTIGDAVGREFARPPADIDPEVHAGDGPETERLDTFVDELIAAVR is encoded by the coding sequence ATGACTACCGTCCCGGATCACGTCTTCGAGGCCGCCGACGAGTTGCTGACGGCGATCGAACGCGGGCACGACGTTTCCATAGCGCTGGCGGCCGCCCGCGGCAGTCACGCCTGGGGTGCGGCGAGTCCCGAGAGCGACTACGACGTCGGCTTCGTCTTCGTTCCTGACGACCTGCGGCGCTACGCCCACCTCGAGGAGCCACCGGCGACGATCCACGAGACGGCTGACGGCGACGAGATCGAACTGCAGGGCTGGGACGTTCGCACGTTCGCGCGCCTGCTCGCGGACTCCAACGACGGCGCGATCGATCTGCTTCGGAGTCCGATTCACTATCGAACCGCCTACGATCCGACCGATCTCGCCGAATACATCGAACGCACGTACAACCCGATAGCCCTCTACCACGCGTGGCGGGGGATCGCGACGGGCAACTATCGCAAGTACATCTCGCACCACCTCGTGCGCACCGACGACGAAACGTTTCCGATCCTCGAGATGCTCGAAGACGCCTACGTCGTCGAAACCGACGACGGGACAGCGACGATTCCAGCCGACGACGAGCGATTCGCCGAAACGCAGACGAAACCCACGGTGAAACGGAACCTGACGATCTGTCGGGCGGCGATGTCGGCCCGATACCTGAAAGCGACCGGAGAGCGCGGGACGCACGAACTCCCGGCGCTCGAGTTCGAGCGCTTCCTGAGCGAACAGGCACCGGCGGTCTTCGAGCCGGATCGGATCGAACTCGCTCGAGACATGCTCGAGCGGAAACGACGGGACGAGGGAGCGACGACCATCGGCGACGCCGTCGGTCGCGAGTTCGCCAGACCGCCGGCCGATATCGACCCCGAGGTTCACGCCGGCGATGGACCCGAAACTGAACGGCTGGACACGTTCGTCGACGAACTGATCGCCGCAGTCCGGTAG